The segment ACAAAGAAGGGAGAGTAAAACAAAGAACAGAAAAATTCAAAAGACAGAAAAATACAAAGGCTGCTGCAGGAAGCATATTTAAGCTTCAGTCAGCAGCCTTTTATGATATTGCAGAAAACCTGTATCTGGTGGAAGAGGTCAAGCCGTTTCAGGGGCTACAGCATATCAGGGTTATCGCGCATAAATTTGTACTCTGCCACAGAGCGGTCAAAGCCCTTGATGTGGTAGAGCAGCCATTCGAGAACCTCGGTCTTTACCTTCTCCTCAAACTCGGCTGTAGGGCCGTTGGAAGCTGCCAGCATGTCCTTTAATTCCTGGACAGACTTTTTCAGCTCTGCGTGCTTGGCCTTGTGCTCCTCATACCCGGGGTAGCCGATGGAAAGCTGCAGCTTTTCCTCAGCGCCGAAGTGGAAGTCTGTGTAGTCGGACAGATAGCCGAGCATTTTCACTGCGCCTTCCTTGTCGCTTTTATTTTCACAGCTGATAAGCAGGTCGTTGATTTTGGAAATCAGCTCCCTGTGCTGGGAATCGATCATTTCGTTTTTTGTAATCAGGTCGTCTGTGAATTCTGCGTACATATAAGTTCCTCCTTATTTTTTCTTGCGGCGGTATATCTGAACGGTCATGAACTGCTGCCCGGTATTCTCTGCCGCAGGTGAAAACCCTGAAAGGGATTTTCTTAACTAAGTATACCATGATTGCGGAAAGAAAAAAAGACTGAAACAGAAAAAGAGCGGCCAAATGAGTCAGATCCCATTTGGCCGCTCCTGTCAGTTTTCAGACATCAAAGGCAGCTTATTTCTGCATAATGTGGATAGCAAATCCGCCGAACTCTCCGTCCAGATAGACATTCTTGATCGTTCCGTCTTCATTGTAGGCAGCGGTATCCATCCGGAAGGAAAAGCCCTTCTCTTTTAACTCCTCCACGGCAGCTGTCAGATCCGGTGTGCGCATGGCGATGTGGCCATTTGTGCCGAGGAAGGGAGATTTCATGCACTCGAAGTATGGGCCGCCGAATTCTGATTTCTGTCCGTGGCGGGGCTCTAAGTTAAACATCAGGCTCAGAAGCTGCGCCAGCTTTTCAGCCTCCTCAGGATTCGCGGTGTTGATGCCGATATGCTCCAGTTCAAATTTATTTTTCATAATCACGTACCTCTTTTCTTGAACACTCTGTTTTCAGCATTCCTGCAGTTACATTGGGAATACAATCAGGGCACCGGCTGTCAGGAACAGCAGTCGGATAAAGTACTGGGGAATTGTAAACTTACAGAACTCCTTGCTGCTGTAATTTCCGACGCCCATAACCATGGCCGGCATACCGTCGATGGGGAGGAAGTGTCCGCACCAACC is part of the Clostridium sp. M62/1 genome and harbors:
- a CDS encoding bacteriohemerythrin; the encoded protein is MYAEFTDDLITKNEMIDSQHRELISKINDLLISCENKSDKEGAVKMLGYLSDYTDFHFGAEEKLQLSIGYPGYEEHKAKHAELKKSVQELKDMLAASNGPTAEFEEKVKTEVLEWLLYHIKGFDRSVAEYKFMRDNPDML
- a CDS encoding VOC family protein, with protein sequence MKNKFELEHIGINTANPEEAEKLAQLLSLMFNLEPRHGQKSEFGGPYFECMKSPFLGTNGHIAMRTPDLTAAVEELKEKGFSFRMDTAAYNEDGTIKNVYLDGEFGGFAIHIMQK